The Glycine max cultivar Williams 82 chromosome 17, Glycine_max_v4.0, whole genome shotgun sequence genome contains the following window.
agggtaaggctgtgtacaatatccctcccccataccttcgcatagcgaagagcttctgagcaatggggtacgaagtttataaatataatctTATGCTGCAGCAGCAAGAAAAATAACCAAACCTTAGGTATTTTCTCAGAAAATAAGCTTCCTGTGAGTACTTGAAGAAGTGCCCCATTGCTACAGATTTCAACAAAcaagaaatatatttcttttcatcACATTAATTCCAGTAAGAATGATACTAAGCATCAAACAAACCACCAACCTATGACCAATAGAGAAAAGAGGAAGGTCTTCAAGCTGAGCAGGTGACAAATTGGCTTGAGGCAACCCAGATGTCAGGATTGTGCCCAAACAAGCTTGGAACCTCTCATATACTTGTTTAGCAGCTTGAGAATGGTCAAATGTCACATTATAAGGCACAACCACAACAAGAAAACCCTCCTTTGCCAAAAGTTCTGTCAGGTAGCTGCAAATTGcaaattaaatgaagaaaacTCATCATGCCATCAAACATTCTTATGGACTTGAACCTATATCAACCTCAAAAACTAGCTTGTGGAGTCAATGTAGAATCTCCCACTCACACACTTGAAGTCgaagacttttttttatcaacaaatattagttgttaattgttagtattttgTTAGCGGAGAATCAAACCCACAACTTTCCCCCCTCCGTTCTCTTTTTAGCACTCAATCAACCTTATAACTCCCTTCAAGTCGAAGACTAGACATCTCAGACATGAAATTTGCAAGACTGGACATTTGCAGTGGTTCCATAACATGTGGCTTGATAGGCCCAACAACTACAGTCTACAGCTAAGATAGCCTATGCTAACCATCTTAAAATTTGCCCGTGACAAACTGAACCCAAAAAGTAGCTCATGGAGTAAGGGTTGCCCCCACCTCCAACAAACATTACCAACATGGGAAAAAAAAACAGCTATTAATGATAAAGATTCAAACTTTGCATGGAAAAAACGAAAGggtaacagaaaaaaaaatacccataaGTAACTTCAGGAACAGCACCAATGAAGGCACCACCCAGGAATTTGACTATAGCTCGAGGCTTGGCACGATTTGGGGTAGGTGGTATCACCAAACAAGAATCCAACTTGGTGTACATCTTGCTATTGACTCTGAAACTTGTGACTCCACCAACATAAACATCAGAAACCATCTTTGTAGTCCCTGACACCGTTCTAGTAGATAGAGTATGAAAGTGGAAGCATTTACTGAACAAACCATTTGGGTGTGGATGTCTCAGTGCACCAAATCCAGACATGGTTTTAGTGTTCCTCGAAGAGAACATGCATTTGAAATCTGAGCCTAAGATGAAGGATGAGGAAGCCATTTCCATTAACAGTTTAAAAAGCAGTTGAATAAGGGAAAtgaataataacaatgatacTAAAAGGGAACTCTAATAATATAGGTATGCAAACTGCAAAATGTCGTGGAAAATAAGgttataaattaatgaattattattatgtataaattttgtGTTCTTCAGTTGTTGCCGAGGTTGGCACATATGTAGAAGATTTCGCCACGATTTTGAGGTATCTCCCAGTCGTTGAGTCCAATGGCTGGCAACACTCCTTGGGGAGTTGCTATTCTCGTCCCACGAATTGCTATTTTCACCCTCACATGGTTACAATTTTTCAATATTCCAAAAATATGATCTTGTTGTATTAGGAATCATATTTACGTCGTTGTTAATggggttgaaaaaaaatatgatgctTGTGTAACTTTTTTAGCTAAGGAATATTATTCCTaggaattaaacataaaaatgttattcgtgggtatttaataaaaaattatctttgattaactataaaattagTTGGGGATATTTTTTAgaacaaattatacaaacatCTCCTCAAGTTTGGACACATTATATGTACATCTCTTTCATATTTAACTCCTATATAAACAttcattattttgataataagttACACTATTATCCTTTTTTAGTGTTAATTCCATTTATCCAAAATAATCACgatcttttaagaaaaaatttatgataaaaatattcatattttctttCACCAATCATTTAAATCATATAGTTTAGGATTGTTCATCCATCAACTTTTGCTTTCagtatttacatatttctcGATAAACTCGAGAGTCCGAAGTAACTCATACATAAATAATTCAAAgaactcataaaaaataattcaaacattaATAATACTAATTCTATTCACCCAATTCAGAAGGTATATatccaaaaacaaaaagttgAATAGGACTGCGCACTTTTGATCTATTGATTGTCTATCAAATCAATAACttgtaacaaatattttttttttggtttcgtTTCATTTTGGTTGTTAGAATTTAGATAACTTGACCAATTAATTGAGAGTTGAGACTAATGTTCCTGTGCAGTTTAGTTTACTCACGCAACAAATATAGTTTTTGTACTAATATAAGAATGATACaagttaattacttaattatataCTATTGAGCAAATGGGTAATAACCATTTGTAAATATGACTTGCACGTGGATATGGGAAAAATGCGTTTGTAGTTACATCtcttttttcaaaacaattattgATTGGTCAACAATATATCTAATAGTAGTACACAACTGCATACGGTAAGGGAGAAATCTACTTTTCATCTAACTAGATGCATTCAAATCCTAACGGATAAAGATAACCGTGATCAACTTAAACCCTAACAGAACATATTTTGAAGGTTTTATAACATGTGAGAGATGAAATGATGAGGGAGTAATGAAATGATAGTTTTAGAACTACAAAGGATAATCTTGATCTTTCGTAAATATATTAACAATGTTAATTAAGCCATTTGTTAGAGGTGTAAAAGAAATgcatttaaggaaaaaaatacatgtgtaatgtatttaaactttaagaaatatgtgtaatttatttttatttttatattcctgaaaataattaagagatatgtttgattaagttattttttcttagaatatatattataattactaaaatatctttattatgttaaaaatatttttttttcataatacaaacaacattattataagataaaatatggAACTGAACCTATGAATTTTTTAGAAGAAAGAGAttaaatgtctctattttaaaatgatggaaccaaaattataaataaagcaaataggaaaatcaaaattatatttatgtctataatttttataaaaaaaatacaattaaaaactatttattaacattttttcaaTGTGGTAAAGCTTGATTCCCAACATTATATAATTGATTGTTTTGAGGTTTGAGAGATGCACtaacaaatattttctatttcacATTTAATCTTCGtatattctttatatttttcttctcttgtccttattttttttgggtattgGTTGTGATGCTTTAACATGTTTCTAGACTGtcctaaaaaaaatgtttctaggCTCAAGTTTATAGATCCAAATACATCATCATATAGATATtgggaaaaacaaatgaataTCAGGTTTCGTTGTATAtatatgtcatattttttaatgtgcAATTATGTAtttccaaaatttaaatttcaaatttcattaatagttttaattaaaatagatatAATAGATAGttgataacttttattttagtatGTACATTATACacagtaaattttttatattattaaaatatatttaaattatattacaattaaatatatattatggctactatataaatatttgaacatataaattatattttgtatttaacattaataataaataatttctattatgatgtaatgttattttaattttaattattgatattttattaaaaaaatattaaaatttaatttatagataAAGATAGAAAGAgtatagtattaaaaagatggtaaaaatattaaagagatGGTAAAGATAAGTAATTACAAAAATCAAGtaaatgaagataaaaaaaaagatggtaGTTTGAGATATCAAGAAAGAAATTATCCgtctaattataaaatcaaattaattttgaactttaaattaaaaatataactaaaatacTCCATCCATAAGACAAGTGATGTGATTCGAAgacaatgaaaatattttctaaaaatactctaaataacttaaaaacacTCATATTCAATAATAGTTTCTAAAATTATCTATATTGAAAGATgggaatttgaatttataatattggGGGAAATCTTTTATATCTTTAAGACTTTTAATGTATTCACTTCTGTCAGTCAAATCCAATCCTATCCTATCCTAGAAATTACTTTCCCCAAATAAAAAGTATACTACTATGTAACGgatgatttatgatttattttggaagtaatcttgaaaaacgaattataaatatattttgaagacCATAAACTTTTTAAAGCAAAGTATAGTCTCTTCTCTACTTCTTGTGCGGTCTCTACTTCCTCTCTGCGTCTCTCGTGTCTCCGAGTTGACTCAGTGCGCCATGGAacaacaccaccaccaacaacCTCAACCCAACAACAATGGTtccaacaccaccaccaccaccaccgacCCTTTCCTCCTCAACTACACCACCTCGGATCTCCGAACCGCTTCGGAGTTTCTCGCCACGTGGCTCCCTTTCCTCTCACGAGATCTCTGCACTCGATGCACTATATTCCTCTCCGATCGCGTCCGCTCCATCGACCCAGGTCGCAAAACCTTCACTTTCCTTCGAAATTCTCGTTTTTTTTCATCTGGGTATAATAAACGCTTTTCTTCTCACACCGTTTCGTTCCTTTTTGTTTCAGGTGAAGCGCCTCAAGATGACACCCCCAATGACCAAAACGACATGGACGTCGAAGATAACTGCGACAACCATTCTCTCGGGAGTTGGAAGGACGGGGCGGAGGTGAATTCTTCCAATGTGGAGACTCCGAGCCAGAGAATGTCTTGGGCCGACATGGCCCAAGAAGACGACGAGTTTGGCGTAGAAgaagacaacaacaacaatggtgGGAATGTTGTTATGGGTGATTCGAATGCTTCCTCTGATGTTGCCAAGGTTGAGAAGCCTACTCTGCCGAGGGAACAGAGGGAGTACATTAGGTTCATGAATGTGAGGCGAAAGAAGGACTTTATCTGCTTTGAGAGGGTTCATGGGAAGCTTGTGAACATTCTCGAAGGGCTTGAACTGCACACTGGGATTTTCAGTGCTGCTGAACAGAAGAGGATTGTTAATTATGTCGCCTCGTTGCAGGAGATGGGGAAAAAGGGAGAATTGAAAGGTTTGTTATCTCAACTCAATATCTATTTTGTGGTTATCTAATGATGCAAGAACTGATCTTGGACTGaatttcatccatgttttgataTTGTTGTTGTTCAATGAATTTACAATTGTTGGAGAAGAAAGTTATGTGTTTGGGAAGTTTGGATAGTTTGTATGAGGTCTTAGGTTTTATTTGGGCTGAAACCAGGGTATCCTTCAGCTTAGAGTCGTAGAGTAATTTCGTGAGGTACTGAGATTTGTTTAAGACGATTATCACTCCTAGAAGATCTGTATTCCATACACACGGACCTGAGGACCGAACCTTTGACTACATGCCTTAGGTTTAAACTAAATTGTCGTTATCGTGCACGGAATAAAGGAAGGAAATAACGTAGACCTAGTACGATTAAGTGTGCGTGTCCAAAATTGCAGTTACTGCGTATGGCTTCTTGTGCTATGAATTTagtgaaaattgtaaattatacAATTTGGCATGTATTGCTTGTGTTGCTTTAGTCCTGCAATTTTAATTGTTCTAAGAAGGGTGAACTTGTTAGCAAGCTAACAACTTAAGtggggtgatttttttttcttatcaagtTGAGAACTTTGGGGACCAATTTGTATAAACAGAAACTTCTTGGGGACTAAAGCAACACTAACATCTTTCAAGGATCGAATTGTATGTTCACTActaatatgaaatataaatcTAATCAGATGATTTATAGTGTGCCTATGCTCAGCTGCTGACTGGTGTACACTGTAAAGTAATATCATGAATATGATGATCAAAACTGCAACTCGTTgtagatttattttaatgatgagTGTCTTCCTATCCTGTTGTATATGATACTACAAATTATCCATACCATGTTTGTTCTGTTGTGTCATTTAttctattaatattattttagcgATATAATTGCTACTGATTTATCAAACATCCCTATGTAATTCTTTTTGTATTGCTAGTTCGTATTTTGAATCATAATCTAGATTACCTTATTTGTTAAATATTGTCTTCTTAATTCGACTGAGATAGAAATTTAAACTATTGCCATGGATACATACATGTTTGTGATTGGCATGGGCAAAATAGTCAAAGGTGAAAAGTCTGGTGCTAGAGGTTTTTAATACCTTGAGGCAAGATGCATGAAAAAAACGTGTCTCGCTGAAGAAAGTCGTTAACATTGGACTATTTAAGTAACCGAAAGCATTTCTTATTTagtaattgaaaaataagaaaacattgaCTATTTAGCCGAAAGTCATTAACTGAAAGTCAGTAACATCCTGTGGACTCAATGCATATGCATATGCTAACTATACATGTTAATATAccgaaaataatattttttttccacccCAATTGTCTATAACTTATTGACTTTTTAGTAAATTTGTTTGGGGGTGTTATTTCTGACGGACTGTATGATGTTAATTCTTCTCTTTTACAGAGCGGACGTTTTCAGCTCCCCAGAAGTGGATGAGGGGCAAGGGACGCCAAACCATCCAATTTGGGTGCTGTTACAATTATGCAGTACGTCTATTTCTCATCTTGCTTTTACATTTTGGAAATAGAGTAACTTAATGCTTGGGAGCGCAGTATAATCGTTGATGAGTTTGATAAAGTGATTTAGCCCTTAAAATTAACTTTCTGATTACAGGATAGAGATGGTAACCCACCTGGTATTCTTACGAATGGAATGGTTGATCCTATACCTGATCTTTTCAAGGTCATCATTCGACGTCTGGTCAAGTGGCATGTACTCCCTCCTACTTGTGTGCCAGATAGTTGCATTGTTAATATCTATGAAGAAGGGGACTGTATACCTCCACATATAGATAATCATGACTTTGTTCGACCGTTTTGCACTGTCTCATTTCTTAGTGAGTGCAATATAGTTTTTGGATCAAACTTAAAGATTGTAGGCCCTGGTGAATTTGATGGCTCAATTGCTATTCCGTTACCTATGGGGTAAGTATTCAATCTGGATTTATCCGCTGTACTctcttatttgtttaaaattctcaACTATTATTACATGTCCTTATATCTAGTTAGATTGAATTCTTCATCaattttcttacttttataGATCAGAATCTTATACCTAGTCTTTTTTCTCCAGATCTGTACTTGTCTTGAATGGAAATGGGGCTGATGTAGCTAAACATTGTGTGCCTGCAGTTCCTACAAAAAGGTATTAACCGGTTTGATATTCTATCTGTGGTTTTTAATCAAATCTCGTATTATTGatctgtatttttttgtttaaacttttaCTAGGATATCGATCACATTTAGAAGAATGGATGTGGCCAGGCGGCCATTTGGGTATGTTCCAGAACCCGATCTTCAGGGGATCCAACCATTGGCCTATGAAGTTGAGCAGGAAAAGAAATCAAGTGGGCACAGACCTAGTCGTCACACAAACAGACATAAAGTCAGGAGAGGAGGTGGCAGGAATGATGCATTGGGATCTGCAACTAGAAATGATAGGTTCTCAGAGCCCCGTGACTCAAATCTAAGTTCATCAAGATCTGCATCTAGAAATGATAGGTTCTCGGAGCCCCGTGACTCGAATGTAAGTTCACCAAGATCTGCATCTAGAAATGATAGGTTCTCGGAGCCCCATGACTCGAATCTAAGTTCCTCAAGATCTGCAAATAGGTGGAGTAGGAAGCCTGGTAGTTAACAGATGCCGTATTATTAGGAT
Protein-coding sequences here:
- the LOC100799131 gene encoding uncharacterized protein isoform X1, producing the protein MEMASSSFILGSDFKCMFSSRNTKTMSGFGALRHPHPNGLFSKCFHFHTLSTRTVSGTTKMVSDVYVGGVTSFRVNSKMYTKLDSCLVIPPTPNRAKPRAIVKFLGGAFIGAVPEVTYGYLTELLAKEGFLVVVVPYNVTFDHSQAAKQVYERFQACLGTILTSGLPQANLSPAQLEDLPLFSIGHSNGALLQVLTGSLFSEKIPKANAIIAYNNRPATEAVPYFEQLGPAVSQMMPVVEATPFYSIARNASGDVWKMMLDAVRSTLQETEQEILNSLTKFVDQLPSVMNEVTQGVSEFKPTPSENRDCFKCLYNVEHTLLVKFNSDAIDETDILEETLKLRVESLGGTLEKVTLSGNHITPCIQEPRWQVGKLYTPADAVAQGLKSLSLNDTKILARTISDWFRRFEG
- the LOC100787321 gene encoding RNA demethylase ALKBH9B; the protein is MEQHHHQQPQPNNNGSNTTTTTTDPFLLNYTTSDLRTASEFLATWLPFLSRDLCTRCTIFLSDRVRSIDPGEAPQDDTPNDQNDMDVEDNCDNHSLGSWKDGAEVNSSNVETPSQRMSWADMAQEDDEFGVEEDNNNNGGNVVMGDSNASSDVAKVEKPTLPREQREYIRFMNVRRKKDFICFERVHGKLVNILEGLELHTGIFSAAEQKRIVNYVASLQEMGKKGELKERTFSAPQKWMRGKGRQTIQFGCCYNYADRDGNPPGILTNGMVDPIPDLFKVIIRRLVKWHVLPPTCVPDSCIVNIYEEGDCIPPHIDNHDFVRPFCTVSFLSECNIVFGSNLKIVGPGEFDGSIAIPLPMGSVLVLNGNGADVAKHCVPAVPTKRISITFRRMDVARRPFGYVPEPDLQGIQPLAYEVEQEKKSSGHRPSRHTNRHKVRRGGGRNDALGSATRNDRFSEPRDSNLSSSRSASRNDRFSEPRDSNVSSPRSASRNDRFSEPHDSNLSSSRSANRWSRKPGS